The DNA segment AAATCTCTAGTAGTCAATGTATTTGTGAAGCCATTTTGATTGATTGGATGGTTCAAAACTAGCAAAGCACATCTGTTTTTTGATTGTAAAACATAATTTCTAAACGCAGAATGTACTGATGCACCAAATTTCTTACTCAAAGCCATCACTGCCCCCAATCCCAAATTTAACTTTTCGCATTCTTCTAAAAACCGTTCATGTTGAAATAATGTGACAGAAGCAAAATAGTTAGCTTCTGCCTCAAATTGTTCATCATACTCTTCACTTAAAGTTTCGTCATTGTCTAAAGCTAAGATTACCTCATCTTGCCACGATAAAACTCCATGACCAATTTCATGTAACTTAACAAAGTTCTTTTTCCCAAGATTTTTATCAAGATTTACGTCTATATATATGATTTTCTCTTCTCTATAAAAAAAACCTTTTATTTTTGATAAAGCATGTAGTAAAGCCTTTTTAGAAGGATCCACTAATTTTTCTTTGAATGAGTCAAAAAAAGAATCATCAATGTTCTGCAAATCTATTTTATTATCAACTGCAAAATTTGAATATGACAAAATCTTATCTACAGGTGTAGGGAAAATATCGAAAGATTTACTTTCTTTTAAAATATTATGAGATATCTTTTCAATTTCTTTTCGAGTAAAATCATCTATCATAATTCCCTTTTACGTGATTTAATAAATTCTAAATATTTCAAAACATCATTTCTTTCGTCTTCTGTTAAATCTTCAGCTCGAAAAGCTATTTTCTGGGCAAAATTCAAATTAATTTCTTCCTGTTGAGCCTCATTTTTATCTATCATTTTAGCGTTTGAAAGAAGTGTCTTTAAAGACACTTTATATAAAGATGATAGTTTTGATAAGATATTAACTGATGGATTTTTAATTTTTTCATTTTCTAACTGACTAAGATAAGCATTAGAAATATCTGTCATTTCTTCAACTTGTCTTAATGTAAGCCCTACATTTTTTCTTGCATCTTTTAAAGTTGCTCCAAGTGAACTCATTGTTTTTTTTTACAAATATACATATAATGCTTAATATATCAAGCAAAATTTTAATTAAAATCTAAATATGCAAAAAAAACTTGCTTGATATATTTAGATTTTATACTTTTGTCATGTTTATAAATTTTAAATAAAGAAACACTGATAGATAAAATAAAAAAAACCCAATCGAACTTGGCGGTACGGATTGGGTTTATAGGGAACAAGTTTTTCGACGACTTTCAAATACTTAGGCTTATCACCTCAGTATCCCTCTATTTTGTTGTGTAAAACTAATATGTTTTTTAATAAAAACAAATTTTTAACAACAAAAACCGCTTGAAACTTATCTCTCCGTGAGTTTTTTAAGGATTAGGAGTGTTAATAATTTAAAAAAACACGAAGTATGAATGCACATGTAGGCGGTCAAGATGACCAAAAAGGAAGACCTTCTTTATTATTGATTGTTGAAGGCAAAGAATTTAATTGGTTCGAACAGTACATTACTGGGAAACAATTAAAAGAGTTGAGAGGATTACCTCTTGATTGTGAATTATTTTTGGATATAATTGAACCATGGAAAGATGATGCTATTTTAAACGATGAAGTCGTTGACCTAGCAAGAACTGGAATTGAGCAATTTTATATCAAGCAGAAATTAAAGTACTCTGTTGATGGGAAAAATTTTGAAACTGATAAGCAGTATATTAAAGGTTCTCAAATTAGAAGACAAGGAAATA comes from the Flavobacterium limnophilum genome and includes:
- a CDS encoding helix-turn-helix domain-containing protein translates to MSSLGATLKDARKNVGLTLRQVEEMTDISNAYLSQLENEKIKNPSVNILSKLSSLYKVSLKTLLSNAKMIDKNEAQQEEINLNFAQKIAFRAEDLTEDERNDVLKYLEFIKSRKREL
- a CDS encoding ImmA/IrrE family metallo-endopeptidase gives rise to the protein MIDDFTRKEIEKISHNILKESKSFDIFPTPVDKILSYSNFAVDNKIDLQNIDDSFFDSFKEKLVDPSKKALLHALSKIKGFFYREEKIIYIDVNLDKNLGKKNFVKLHEIGHGVLSWQDEVILALDNDETLSEEYDEQFEAEANYFASVTLFQHERFLEECEKLNLGLGAVMALSKKFGASVHSAFRNYVLQSKNRCALLVLNHPINQNGFTNTLTTRDLFYSKKFSQEIGELTLPNEFGFKWAFVQDFKFKKKFLENGTISLMTKDGEQLKASYHFFNNTYNSFVFIFPKGEKNRSKTKIILQ